Proteins encoded by one window of Halococcus hamelinensis 100A6:
- a CDS encoding triphosphoribosyl-dephospho-CoA synthase: MRTTAENAELALLLDVTSTPKPGNVDRAHDHEDLRFEHFMAGAVGASEGLRMAAAGEPVGTAFERAVEGMANQRGGNTQFGALLTLVPLVAAARAEGGVTPESAANVVESTTVEDAAGFYRAFEHVDVAVDDPPDGMDALDVRHGADAIPTLRDRELTLYDVLAASVERDGLAREWVSRFPRSFETAERIESGDGPVPDRAARAYLELLASEPDTFVATAHDEATAREVCEAARAVRRGETSPETLADQLVAAGVNPGTTADLVAAGLFVALERGLDV, from the coding sequence ATGAGGACGACCGCCGAGAACGCCGAACTGGCCCTCCTGCTCGACGTCACGAGCACCCCGAAACCCGGCAACGTCGACCGGGCGCACGACCACGAGGACCTCCGCTTCGAGCACTTCATGGCGGGCGCGGTTGGCGCGAGCGAGGGCCTCCGGATGGCGGCGGCGGGCGAGCCGGTCGGAACCGCGTTCGAGCGCGCCGTCGAGGGGATGGCGAACCAGCGCGGCGGCAACACCCAGTTCGGCGCGTTGCTGACCCTCGTCCCGCTGGTCGCGGCGGCACGCGCTGAGGGCGGGGTCACGCCCGAGAGCGCCGCGAACGTCGTCGAATCGACCACCGTCGAGGACGCGGCGGGGTTCTACCGCGCCTTCGAACACGTCGACGTCGCCGTCGACGACCCGCCCGACGGGATGGACGCGCTCGACGTTCGACACGGGGCGGACGCGATCCCCACGCTCAGGGACCGTGAACTGACGCTCTACGACGTGCTCGCGGCGAGCGTCGAACGCGACGGCCTCGCGCGCGAGTGGGTCTCGCGGTTCCCGCGGAGCTTCGAGACCGCCGAGCGGATCGAGTCGGGCGACGGGCCGGTGCCCGACCGCGCCGCACGCGCGTACCTCGAACTCCTCGCGAGCGAACCCGACACGTTCGTGGCGACCGCTCACGACGAGGCGACCGCGCGCGAGGTCTGCGAGGCCGCGCGGGCGGTGCGCCGCGGCGAGACGAGCCCCGAGACCCTCGCCGACCAGCTCGTGGCGGCCGGCGTGAACCCGGGGACGACCGCCGACCTCGTCGCCGCCGGGCTGTTCGTCGCGCTCGAACGCGGGCTCGACGTATGA
- a CDS encoding DUF447 domain-containing protein encodes MTEPGEWPVDLDGVTESVVATRGPEGTWNFAALGLHAGDPVTARTWGRTRTRRNVEREGSGIVQFVHDPVVFTRSALSVLERDSPIHPAAAAWVRVDVERAETGESGGTEWVDWELVPTESAVESTTVPTTNRGYGAVVEATVAASRLDVPGYDTAELRDRLAFFEDVVETCGGERERAAMALIRDRTG; translated from the coding sequence ATGACCGAACCTGGGGAGTGGCCGGTCGACCTCGACGGCGTCACCGAGTCGGTGGTAGCGACCCGGGGCCCCGAGGGAACGTGGAACTTCGCTGCGCTCGGGCTCCACGCCGGCGATCCCGTGACGGCGCGAACCTGGGGTCGCACGCGAACCCGCCGCAACGTCGAGCGCGAGGGTAGTGGGATAGTTCAGTTCGTCCACGACCCGGTGGTGTTCACCCGGAGCGCGCTCTCCGTGCTCGAACGCGACTCGCCGATCCACCCGGCGGCCGCGGCGTGGGTGCGCGTCGACGTCGAGCGCGCCGAAACGGGCGAATCCGGGGGCACCGAGTGGGTCGACTGGGAACTCGTGCCCACGGAATCGGCGGTCGAATCGACGACCGTCCCGACCACGAACCGTGGCTACGGAGCGGTCGTCGAGGCCACCGTCGCGGCCTCTCGACTGGACGTCCCGGGCTACGACACCGCCGAACTCCGGGACCGACTGGCGTTCTTCGAGGACGTCGTCGAGACCTGCGGCGGCGAGCGCGAGCGGGCCGCAATGGCGCTGATCCGCGACCGAACCGGATAA